The genomic interval TCGGCGGGGCCGGAGTCGCCGCCGGATCCGCCGCCCGGCCCGTCCCCGCCCGACCCGGTGCCCTCGCGGGCACAGGCGGCCACCAGCAGAAGCAGTGCGCCGACACAGGTTATCCGGACACCTCGCCACGTTCTCATGCCAATCAGACGGGCCGCTGCCCCACTCGGTTCCACATCATCCGGCCGTCGCATGATCGAATCCAACCCGATCCGCGGCCCGGTCCTGCGGAGCGTCGTTCGCCCGTCCGGGACACTCGCCGCGCGGCGTACCCACCCCGACCCGTACGTGCGGCGGCTCATGCACTCGCAGCACGTGTCGCTCTGGCGGCGCCGCATGTTCGTGTGCGGATAGCGCCCATGACGGCGGAGTACGCGATCGACATCGTCACCTGGCAGTACCCGGCGCCCTACAACTGTTACGACATGATCCACTGCGATGGTCAGGCGGCGGGTCTCTGACCGCGTGGTGTGGCGGCCCGGTCGGCCGGCAGGTTGACCGGTGGAGGTACGACCGCGTCGGCGCCGTTCGATGCGGCGCTGTCGCGGCTGAGGAGGACGCGTAGCACCCGATCCGGTCGCAGCAGGCTGGTGGGCGCGGCGAGCAGGCCCGTCACGCGTACGAACGCGGCACCCAGGCTCGCGTCGGTGGCGGCTGCGGCGTGCAGCCGGGGCAGGTACGCGTTGACCATGCGGGTCCGTGCCGTGCGGCGGCCGGTTACCTCGGGAAAGGCAAGATCCGAGCCGGTGGCGATCTCCCACGGCGCGTCGACGACTTTGGCTATGGCCTGGAAGTAGCGTCGCGAGGTGGGCAGGCGCCCTGCGGCCAGCAGGTCACCGAACGCGGCGGCCTGGAGCGCGGCCACGGTCATACCCTGGCCGTAGATGGGGTTGAACCCGCATACTGCGTCGCCGAGGACGAACAGCCCGTCGGGGAAGCGGGAGAGCCGCTCGTACCGGTGCCGCACGTTGGCCGGGTACTGGAAGGTGGCCGCTTTGCCGAGCGGCTCGCCGTCGCGGATCGCGGTGTAGATGTCGTCGAAGGGCAGGCTCCGCGCGAAGGCGAGGAAACCCTCCAGCTCGGTCGGTGGTTGGTCGCCGAGCATCCCGACCTGGGTGGCCAGGTACCGCTCGCCCTCCTGCGCGACGAGCCCGGCGCCCCGCGGCTGCCCGGGGTGCCAGGAGTGCAGCATGAGCGCGTCGCTGCCCAGCGCGCCGGGCGGCAACCGGTAGGCGCGGCTGGTGTAGCACACCCCGACATGCACCTGGTCGGCCCGCGGTCGGGTGTAGCCCCAACTCTCCAGCCAGAGCGGGGTACGCGAACCGCGCCCGGTCGCGTCGACGACCAGGTCCGCGTCGATGAGCGTGATGTGGCCGTCGGCATCGCGCACCCGTACCCCGGTGACCCTGC from Plantactinospora sp. BC1 carries:
- a CDS encoding NAD(P)/FAD-dependent oxidoreductase, whose protein sequence is MGRIVGGHAVVLGASMAGLLTARVLAESFERVTVIERDRLPTGVAQRRGVPQGHHIHALLARGAQVLDGLFPGLTAEIIASGAPTGDLLGGIRWFLSGHRIRQADIGQPVLFPSRPLLESGVRDRVRALPNVRVADGLDVVVPTTTADRCRVTGVRVRDADGHITLIDADLVVDATGRGSRTPLWLESWGYTRPRADQVHVGVCYTSRAYRLPPGALGSDALMLHSWHPGQPRGAGLVAQEGERYLATQVGMLGDQPPTELEGFLAFARSLPFDDIYTAIRDGEPLGKAATFQYPANVRHRYERLSRFPDGLFVLGDAVCGFNPIYGQGMTVAALQAAAFGDLLAAGRLPTSRRYFQAIAKVVDAPWEIATGSDLAFPEVTGRRTARTRMVNAYLPRLHAAAATDASLGAAFVRVTGLLAAPTSLLRPDRVLRVLLSRDSAASNGADAVVPPPVNLPADRAATPRGQRPAA